The sequence GCGCTTGCCCTTGTACTTGTCCTGGATCTTCTTCAGCTGCGGCGCCACCTCCATCATGCGGCGCTGGTTCTTGATCTGCCGGACGAAGATCGGGATGAGCGCGGCGCGGACCACGAGCACGAGTCCCACGATGGACAGGACCCAGGTGGCCCCGTTGTCGGGGTCGAGACCGAGGCTCGTCCAGAGGGTGTGGAAGCCGACAAGGATGAGTTCGATGACCCACTTGATCGGCCACAGGATCGTTCCGAGGAAGTCCATGAGGTGGTCGTTAGCCCTTTCCGTGGCTGGGTGCGACGACGAATCCGAGCCTCGTGCGTCGGTACTGCTGGACCCGACGAGCGGGGACGTCGTCGATGCCGCCCTCCGCCCACGGGTGGCATCGGCACACGCGCCATGCGGCGAGGGCGCCGCCGCGGAGGAGGCCGTGCTCCTGCACCGCTTCGAGCCCGTATGCCGAGCACGAGGGGTAGTACCTGCAGACGTCCCCGTAGAGAGGGGACACGAGCCGCCGGTAGACGCTGATCACGGCGATGCCCGCGTTCCGAGGCGCCAGGACGACGGAGGTCAGTGCCCTCTTCATATCGTCCTCACGGCCCGCGTCACGGCTGACGCGATCTCCTCCTGCAGGCTATCCCACGGTGTCCGCTCCATGCCTGGCAGTACGCGGATCACCACGGAGGCGCCGGGCGGGACGGTCTCGAGCAGGCCGGCGGAGACGGCCTTGAGCCGACGCCGGACGAGGTTGCGGGTGACGGCGTTGCCCACCTTCTTCGAGACGATGAACCCGAAGCGGGACGGGACCTCAGCGGATCCGGCGAGCGCGTACACCACCGCCGTAGCGGTCGTGGATCGGCGACCCCGGCGGACGATGGTGCGGTAGTCCGCACCGCTCGTCACGCGGTTCCGCCGAGCGAGCACGTGCTACGCGGAGAGCTCGGTGCGTCCCTTGCCACGGCGAGCGGCGAGGATGGCGCGGCCGGCGCGGGTGCGCATGCGGAGGCGGAAGCCGTGCTTCTTGGCCTTCTTGCGGTTGTTCGGCTGGAAGGTGCGCTTGCTCACGGTGAGTCTCCACTCAGGTTGGTCCACAGGGCCGACGAGTGCGGCTGGGAAGATGGGGCAGCCTCGACAGGCTGGGTCAACTGCCTAAATCTACGGGCCGAGGGGCCTCCGGTCAAACCCGCGGGCAGGATCGTGATTATCCACACGGGGAGCCCATCCGCCGGTATTGACATGCCGCCGTCGATAGGGTCGATTTGTCCTGATCTCCGGCAGTGGCTAGCGTGTGGCGTGGCCGCGACGCGCCGGGGATCGCCCGCGCGGTGCATGACGGCCCGTTCGCACACAGGGTGGATAACCCTGTGAGTAACTATGCTGTCCGCCATCGTGGTGCTCGGATGGTCCGCACCCTCGGAGCCTCCGGGGACGGACGCCGCACGAACTACAGCGACGCCCTCCCGGCGTCGACAGCAGCCCGCGCACCGTGATGCGGCCCCGGCATCAGCCGCGGGACCGAGTCCGGTGACGGCAGATGGGGAAAC is a genomic window of Clavibacter capsici containing:
- the yidD gene encoding membrane protein insertion efficiency factor YidD, giving the protein MKRALTSVVLAPRNAGIAVISVYRRLVSPLYGDVCRYYPSCSAYGLEAVQEHGLLRGGALAAWRVCRCHPWAEGGIDDVPARRVQQYRRTRLGFVVAPSHGKG
- the rnpA gene encoding ribonuclease P protein component: MLARRNRVTSGADYRTIVRRGRRSTTATAVVYALAGSAEVPSRFGFIVSKKVGNAVTRNLVRRRLKAVSAGLLETVPPGASVVIRVLPGMERTPWDSLQEEIASAVTRAVRTI
- the rpmH gene encoding 50S ribosomal protein L34 — protein: MSKRTFQPNNRKKAKKHGFRLRMRTRAGRAILAARRGKGRTELSA